In the genome of Segnochrobactrum spirostomi, the window GGCCGGTGTCGAAGAAGCGGACGTCGGCGTCGGGGAGGTCGCGCTTGAAGGCCTCCGCGCCGGCCGGCAGGAAGAACGGATCGTTGCGCCCCCACACCGCGAGAAGGGGCGGACGGTGCTCCCTGAGATAAGCCTGGAAGGCGGGATAGAGCGCGACGTTGCTCGCATAATCGAGGAAGAGGTCGAGCTGAATGGCGTCGACGCCCGGGCGCGCGGTGTAGAAGGCGTCGAGAGTGTAGCCGTCCGGAGAGATCGAGGTCGGATCGGCGACGCCGTGCTCATATTGCCAGCGGATCGCCTCGGGCGTCAGCATGCCGCGCATCGCGTCGCGGTTGGCGTCGGTCGGCTCGCGCCAATAGGCCCGGATCGGGTTCCAGCCATCGCTCAGCCCCTCTTCGTAGGCGTTGCCGTTCTGGGAAATGATGCCGGTGATGCGCTCGGGGTGCGCCATCGCGAGACG includes:
- a CDS encoding alpha/beta fold hydrolase — its product is MPQVHYRTIDIDGFEVFFREAGDPLKPALLLLHGFPTSSHMFRDLIPRLADHFHLIAPDLPGFGRSALPDRAQFAYTFDALARVVGRFVERLGLERYGLYVFDYGAPTGFRLAMAHPERITGIISQNGNAYEEGLSDGWNPIRAYWREPTDANRDAMRGMLTPEAIRWQYEHGVADPTSISPDGYTLDAFYTARPGVDAIQLDLFLDYASNVALYPAFQAYLREHRPPLLAVWGRNDPFFLPAGAEAFKRDLPDADVRFFDTGHFALETHAQEIAEAIIGFF